The following is a genomic window from Desulfovibrio sp. X2.
GCGAAGCCCGGTGTCCTGCGCGCGGCTCGAGAGGAAGTCGTTCACGCAGACGTAGGGCGCGACCTCGGGCACGCCGTGGGCGCGCATGTACTTGACCACGCCGCACTCGGTGTAGTCGTAGCCGAAGTCGAAGTCCGGACCGTCCTCGAAAAAATGCGCCACCCAGTTGGCGGGGTACTCGCGGCGCTGCGTCCAGGCCGCCCAGGCCCGGCCATCCTCGTAGGCCTTTGGCGTGAAGCGCGCGGCGCCCTCGACCAGGAGGTCCTTCTTCGGCCGGGCCGCGAGCTCTCGGGCGTTCAGCTCGTAGATGATCCGCCCCACGTCCTCGCCCGTGAGGCCGTGCGGCCGGAGCGTCCTGGCGTAGGCCACGTACCACGCGGCCACGGGGATGAAGCAGCTGTCCGGGTTCCGCTCGCCTCCGACCGGGGGCATGAGGGGGATCTGGTCCGCGAACGAGTCCAGCGCGTCGCCGGTCGCAGCCTTGGCGGCGCGCTCGCCGAGCCTGCCCGCGAGCATGGCGGCCACGCCAGCGTTCGTG
Proteins encoded in this region:
- a CDS encoding L-2-amino-thiazoline-4-carboxylic acid hydrolase; translated protein: MHRRTLFRTLAGAACCCLLPRAGLAAAPASPAASDDAAASEASYFARRRDALLAAFKATNAGVAAMLAGRLGERAAKAATGDALDSFADQIPLMPPVGGERNPDSCFIPVAAWYVAYARTLRPHGLTGEDVGRIIYELNARELAARPKKDLLVEGAARFTPKAYEDGRAWAAWTQRREYPANWVAHFFEDGPDFDFGYDYTECGVVKYMRAHGVPEVAPYVCVNDFLSSRAQDTGLRRIRTLALGYDCCDFRYKQGRPVLQDWESEAPKIAARLKELKMV